In Acidobacteriota bacterium, the DNA window CACCTGGCAACTGGATGTCCGGCGCGTGGCGGGCACGCCGGATCAGGACGAATGGCGAATCAGCGATCAGACGCTTTTGACCACACTGGACGGATTGTTCCGGCTCGCACTCAATCCCTCGAAGCAGTATCGGGTGCGCAACCTCACCCTGCGGTCCGACGATCTCGACATCAATCTGGCGGACGGCCACTTGTTCGTCGCCGAGACCACCGAGGGCCCGACCGCCGTTGTGCTGATGCCGTCGCGCGGCGGGACGTTCGTCTTCAAGCCGACGCCGGAGACTGAACGCGGCCAGGTGAGGATCTACTGCGGATCGGAGACCCTGCAAGATCAATACAACGCCGCTTTCGTGCGCGTTCATCCGGGCGATTTCGGGACGCGGTTTCCGGCAGCCACGCTGACGGCCGAACCGGTCGACCGGGGACTCTTCCGGCGAGCGGTGACCATCTTCCGTGACGATCTGAGCAAGTCGTTCGGTCTGGATCTGGCGGACTTGAGCCGCGACATATGGTCGTTCACGCCGCTGCCTGGCGACTTGCTGGCCGAGATCCACACGAAGAAGTTCCGGATACTGACCTACACCAGAGTCGCCAACGAACCCGAAGATATCTCGTTGTTCGATCGTGTGCGCCGGCGGAACATCAGTGTCTATCCGTCGGCATCCCGCATCGCGTCGGAGGGTCGGTTTTTCGACGAGGACACGCACGCCGCATTCATCGTGGAGCGCACGGAACTGAACCTGACGATCGATCCGGATCGGTACTGGCTCGAAGGGGTGGCCCGCATCCGGCTGCGTGTGAAAGACCCCGCGCTGAACACGCTGACGCTGCGGTTGGCCGAATCCCTCACCATCAACGGGATCTTCAGTCCGGAGTTTGGACGGCTCCTGTCGCTCCGCGTCCGCAATCAGGCCAACCTGGTCGTCACCTTGCCTGCCTTTGCCGTCAGAGGCACGGAGATCACGCTTCTGATCAGCTACTCGGGACGGCTCGTTCCGCCGCCGCCCGATCGCGAAGGCTTCGGACCGCAGTTTCCTCAGGACCCGCTTGGCGGGCTCGACGAGATCCGCTTCACCGGTGAGCCGAGCGTGCTCTACTCGACCAACAGCGCGTGGTACCCGCAGGGCGCCGCCACGGCGTACGGATCGGCTCGCATGAGACTGACCGTGCCCGAACGGTTCCAGGTACTGGCCAGTGGCACCCTCCAGCCCGGATTCCCGAAGGCTGCCCCTGCCATCAACGGGAAGATTTCCGCCGTCCAGTACGACTTCGACGCGACGCAACCGGTCCGATATCTTGCGTGTGTCATCAGCCGCTTCCAGCATGTCGCGTCAACCACGATCCCGACCAAGTACGAGGGCTCAGGCGATGTCGGCAGCGTCACGCTGAGCGTGGAGGCCAACCCCCGCGAATTTGGCAAGGGAAGCGAAACGCTGCC includes these proteins:
- a CDS encoding M1 family aminopeptidase, whose translation is MTRRVVLLLVVCLTVVQAAGAAAQKTASAQDGVTLLLLKLEKIITASQPDAYFDLLSARASPDRAAQAAQFLIGPGIGRAVVRERDRAPLDGTLPGDGYRLMLEIFTERGIRARITTWQLDVRRVAGTPDQDEWRISDQTLLTTLDGLFRLALNPSKQYRVRNLTLRSDDLDINLADGHLFVAETTEGPTAVVLMPSRGGTFVFKPTPETERGQVRIYCGSETLQDQYNAAFVRVHPGDFGTRFPAATLTAEPVDRGLFRRAVTIFRDDLSKSFGLDLADLSRDIWSFTPLPGDLLAEIHTKKFRILTYTRVANEPEDISLFDRVRRRNISVYPSASRIASEGRFFDEDTHAAFIVERTELNLTIDPDRYWLEGVARIRLRVKDPALNTLTLRLAESLTINGIFSPEFGRLLSLRVRNQANLVVTLPAFAVRGTEITLLISYSGRLVPPPPDREGFGPQFPQDPLGGLDEIRFTGEPSVLYSTNSAWYPQGAATAYGSARMRLTVPERFQVLASGTLQPGFPKAAPAINGKISAVQYDFDATQPVRYLACVISRFQHVASTTIPTKYEGSGDVGSVTLSVEANPREFGKGSETLPIAENVLRYYASIIGDAPYQSLTLGLIERDTPGGHSPAYMSVLNQPLPTAAFSWRNDPAAFPNFPEFFVAHELAHQWWGQAVGWRSYHERWISEGFAQYFAALYARQIRGDGTFNDLIRRMARWGIDKAEEGPISLGYRLGHIRGDTQIFRALVYNKSAVVLDMLRRRLGDETFFHGLRRFYKDWRFRKAGTDNVQQAFEAESGQSLGRFFDAWVHGAGVPALRSSWQLDPAAAVPTAVVRLEQIGVQYEYPVTVTLRYAIGPADDVLVSVVDRITDIRLPLKGRLRDVEINRDGLTIVDVSRR